The following are from one region of the Nitratidesulfovibrio sp. genome:
- a CDS encoding 30S ribosomal protein S1 — MTATPENMENAALEMDLSFESALENYLSSDFGDLEEGSIIKGEVVRVDEDSVLIDVNFKSEGQISASEFRDSTGKVNIAVGDKVDVFVVRKNEMEGTITLSFEKAKRMQLFDKLEEIQENNGVITGRIVRRIKGGYTVDLGGVEAFLPGSHVDLRPVPDMDALVNQEYEFRVLKINRRRSNVIVSRRVLLEEERDSKRQDLLRTLEENQIVTGKAKNITEYGVFVDLGGLDGLLHITDMSWKRIRHPKELVTLGQELQLKVLSFDRDNQKVSLGMKQLVADPWQDITAKYPEGAKLQGRVTNLVDYGAFVELEPGVEGLVHISEMSWTRKLRHPSQMVRVGDEVEVVILGVDQDKKRISLGMKQVKPNPWEVVAEKYPEGTVLEGVIKNITEFGMFIGIEDGIDGLIHVSDISWTKKIRHPNEVFKTGDVVQAKVLTVDQENEKFTLGIKQLTEDPWTHVPSRYPVGALIEGTVTNITDFGLFVEVEEGIEGLVHVSEISQKKIKSPSEMFKEGVVIQAKVIHVSAEERRLGLSIKQLKDEEERRKPKEFRAGPADTGGQNLGDLLKQKLEEDASDS, encoded by the coding sequence ATGACAGCAACCCCCGAAAACATGGAAAACGCCGCTCTTGAAATGGATCTGAGTTTCGAGAGCGCCCTCGAGAATTACCTCAGCTCCGATTTCGGCGACCTTGAAGAAGGGTCGATCATCAAGGGCGAGGTGGTTCGCGTGGATGAGGACAGCGTCCTCATCGACGTGAACTTCAAGTCCGAAGGGCAGATTTCCGCTTCCGAGTTCAGGGACAGCACCGGCAAGGTCAACATCGCCGTGGGCGACAAGGTGGACGTCTTCGTCGTTCGCAAGAACGAGATGGAAGGCACCATCACCCTGTCCTTCGAGAAGGCCAAGCGCATGCAGCTCTTCGACAAGCTCGAAGAGATTCAGGAAAACAACGGGGTCATCACCGGCCGCATCGTGCGTCGCATCAAGGGTGGCTACACCGTCGATCTCGGCGGCGTCGAAGCCTTCCTGCCCGGTTCGCACGTGGACCTGCGCCCCGTCCCCGACATGGACGCGCTGGTCAACCAGGAATACGAATTCCGTGTTCTCAAGATCAACCGTCGGCGCAGCAACGTCATCGTTTCCCGCCGCGTCCTGCTTGAAGAGGAACGCGATTCCAAGCGTCAGGATCTGCTGCGCACTCTCGAAGAGAACCAGATCGTCACCGGCAAGGCCAAGAACATCACCGAATACGGCGTGTTCGTGGACCTTGGCGGGCTGGACGGCCTGCTGCACATCACCGACATGTCCTGGAAGCGCATCCGTCACCCGAAGGAACTGGTCACCCTTGGCCAGGAACTGCAACTGAAGGTGCTCTCCTTCGACCGCGACAACCAGAAGGTGTCGCTGGGCATGAAGCAGCTGGTGGCCGACCCCTGGCAGGACATCACCGCCAAGTACCCCGAAGGCGCCAAGCTGCAGGGCCGCGTGACCAACCTGGTGGACTACGGCGCGTTCGTCGAGCTGGAGCCCGGCGTGGAAGGCCTGGTCCACATTTCCGAAATGTCGTGGACCCGCAAGCTGCGTCATCCGTCGCAGATGGTGCGCGTGGGCGACGAAGTGGAAGTGGTCATCCTCGGCGTCGATCAGGACAAGAAGCGCATCTCCCTCGGCATGAAGCAGGTCAAGCCGAACCCGTGGGAAGTTGTGGCCGAAAAGTACCCTGAAGGCACCGTCCTTGAAGGCGTGATCAAGAACATCACCGAATTCGGCATGTTCATCGGCATCGAGGACGGCATCGACGGCCTGATCCACGTGTCCGACATCAGCTGGACCAAGAAGATCCGCCATCCCAACGAAGTGTTCAAGACCGGTGACGTGGTGCAGGCCAAGGTGCTGACCGTCGACCAGGAGAACGAAAAGTTCACCCTCGGCATCAAGCAACTGACCGAAGACCCGTGGACCCACGTGCCTTCGCGCTACCCGGTGGGTGCGCTGATCGAAGGCACCGTGACCAACATCACCGACTTCGGCCTGTTCGTTGAAGTGGAAGAAGGCATCGAAGGCCTGGTCCACGTCTCCGAAATCAGCCAGAAGAAGATCAAGTCGCCCTCCGAGATGTTCAAGGAAGGCGTGGTCATTCAGGCCAAGGTCATCCACGTCTCCGCCGAAGAACGTCGCCTCGGGCTGTCCATCAAGCAGCTCAAGGACGAGGAAGAACGTCGCAAGCCCAAGGAATTCCGCGCCGGCCCCGCTGATACGGGCGGCCAGAACCTTGGTGACCTGCTGAAGCAGAAGCTGGAAGAGGATGCTTCCGACAGCTAG